One Rhododendron vialii isolate Sample 1 chromosome 2a, ASM3025357v1 genomic region harbors:
- the LOC131317979 gene encoding protein NLP7-like, which translates to MTWVPCSACNDLLRGQLLSEGVEFCGHSNFWRKMFVLVSKSCHLRKGGVARMVLLPPNMLYCSDITQLSLAEYPLLPYAQPCNFHGWFTICLQSSYTANDIYVLEFFLPTSERYRDNSWTSLSLILGTMEENFRTFKLASGQELGDLLSVEVMDFQNGLKLHSVEKIQAKGRGVMLQPGHLDLPPMDAISNETNVVSEAQKYNLPSLEPLQSGKVTTQLDSSDQLSMDHSKNAHNVITTKRNVIMVTSSDSE; encoded by the coding sequence ATGACATGGGTCCCTTGCAGTGCTTGCAATGATTTACTGCGAGGGCAACTCCTGTCTGAGGGTGTGGAATTTTGTGGGCACTCAAACTTCTGGCGTAAGATGTTTGTACTAGTCAGTAAATCCTGTCACTTAAGAAAGGGAGGGGTTGCCAGGATGGTACTTTTACCTCCTAACATGTTATATTGCTCGGATATAACCCAACTCAGCTTAGCTGAGTACCCCTTGCTACCCTATGCACAACCGTGCAATTTCCATGGTTGGTTCACAATATGCTTGCAGAGCAGTTACACTGCAAATGACATTTATGTACTAGAGTTTTTTTTGCCCACGAGCGAAAGATACCGTGACAACTCATGGACCTCATTGAGCTTGATATTGGGGACGATGGAGGAAAATTTCAGAACTTTTAAGCTTGCTTCTGGCCAAGAACTGGGGGATTTATTATCAGTTGAAGTTATGGATTTTCAGAATGGACTAAAACTTCATTCTGTTGAAAAGATCCAAGCTAAGGGTAGAGGAGTGATGTTGCAGCCAGGTCATCTGGATCTGCCACCAATGGATGCCATAAGCAATGAAACGAATGTCGTTAGTGAGGCACAAAAGTACAATTTGCCTAGTCTTGAACCCTTGCAGAGTGGAAAAGTTACGACGCAACTAGATTCATCTGATCAGCTGTCAATGGATCATTCAAAAAATGCACATAATGTCATCACTACCAAACGAAACGTCATCATGGTTACTAGTTCAGATTCAGAATGA